In Sorghum bicolor cultivar BTx623 chromosome 10, Sorghum_bicolor_NCBIv3, whole genome shotgun sequence, one genomic interval encodes:
- the LOC8069228 gene encoding U-box domain-containing protein 15 isoform X1 has protein sequence MLPWSIFSRQAPGGDSEPEPESEPSGRQLSDEALVEDLLTAVASARSFQEFRRSQRKESFGLQRWLQLVLPLIQEIREIGPSLTDDAYRRLALLGRAFHAARRLLRCCHDGSKIFLALESEAMLGRFRAVYEKMNLALDGMPYSEIGISDEVKEQVELINAQLKRCKKRSDTQDMELSMDFMMILENKEDGNADRAILERLAKKLELQSLADLRAETMAIKKLINERNGQQPESTKHIIELLNKFKEIAGIDEKNILGDVSIPKYLEKCPSLMIPNEFLCPISLEIMTDPVIIASGRTYERRSIQKWLDAGQRTCPKTQQPLAHLSLAPNFAVKNLILQWCENNTVEIQMGESEAIAEQEDRKEDIPKLVKDLSSVHLDVQRKAAKKIRTLSKENPENRALVIENGGLPALISLVSYPDKKIQENTVTALLNLSIDETSKVLIAKGGALPLIIEVLRNGSVEGQENSAATLFSLSMIDENKAAIGVLGGIAPLVALLRDGTIRGKKDAATALFNLMLNHPNKFRAIEAGIVAALLKILNNKKLDMIDEALSIFLLLASHPGCRSEVGTTSFVEILVQITKEGTPKNKECALSVLLELGLHNNSLMVHALGLGLQEHLSDIAKTDLVSKYHGLAIRMAYWPCSKENLALEPMRLMFFVETYEAYVE, from the exons ATGCTACCATGGTCCATCTTttcgcggcaggcgcccgggGGCGACTCGGAGCCGGAGCCAGAGTCCGAACCGTCGGGGAGGCAGCTGTCGGACGAGGCCCTAGTGGAGGACCTCCTCACCGCCGTCGCATCCGCACGGTCGTTCCAGGAGTTCCGTCGCTCGCAGCGCAAGGAGTCCTTTGGCCTCCAGCGCTGGCTCCAGCTCGTGCTCCCGCTAATCCAAGAGATCCGCGAGATCGGGCCATCCCTTACCGATGACGCCTACCGTCGCCTTGCCCTCCTCGGTCGCGCATTCCACGCCGCTCGCCGCCTCCTCCGCTGCTGCCATGACGGTAGCAAGATCTTCCTG GCTTTGGAGAGTGAGGCTATGCTTGGGCGGTTCAGGGCCGTGTATGAGAAGATGAATCTTGCATTGGATGGGATGCCTTACTCTGAGATTGGCATCTCCGATGAAGTCAAGGAACAG GTTGAGCTCATCAATGCACAACTGAAGAGGTGTAAGAAGAGAAGTGATACTCAAGACATGGAACTCTCCATGGATTTTATGATGATACTCGAGAACAAGGAGGATGGAAATGCAGACAGAGCTATATTGGAAAGGCTAGCCAAGAAGCTCGAGCTACAAAGCCTGGCAGATTTGAGAGCAGAGACTATGGCCATTAAAAAGCTCATCAACGAGAGGAATGGCCAGCAACCGGAAAGCACCAAGCACATAATAGAACTCCTCAACAAGTTCAAGGAGATTGCAGGCATCGACGAAAAGAACATCCTTGgggatgtctccataccaaaatATCTAGAAAAATGCCCATCTTTGATGATCCCAAATGAATTCCTCTGTCCGATATCACTCGAGATCATGACTGACCCTGTCATCATTGCGAGCGGGAGG ACTTATGAGAGAAGAAGTATCCAGAAGTGGTTAGACGCTGGCCAACGGACATGCCCAAAGACACAACAACCATTAGCTCATCTATCATTGGCACCAAACTTTGCAGTGAAAAACTTGATCTTGCAATGGTGTGAAAACAATACTGTTGAGATTCAGATGGGAGAATCTGAGGCTATAGCTGAACAGGAGGATCGCAAAGAAGACATTCCAAAGCTAGTGAAAGATCTATCGTCTGTTCATCTTGATGTGCAGCGGAAGGCTGCCAAAAAGATTCGAACACTTTCCAAAGAAAACCCAGAGAATAGAGCACTGGTTATTGAGAATGGTGGGCTCCCTGCTCTTATTAGCTTAGTGTCCTATCCTGATAAGAAGATTCAGGAGAACACTGTGACTGCATTATTGAACTTATCAATTGATGAGACGAGCAAAGTTCTGATAGCAAAAGGAGGAGCGTTACCTTTGATCATTGAAGTCCTTAGGAATGGCAGCGTTGAAGGTCAGGAGAACTCAGCAGCGACAttgtttagtttatctatgATAGATGAGAATAAGGCGGCTATAGGGGTTTTGGGTGGTATAGCTCCATTGGTGGCCCTCTTAAGGGATGGGACAATAAGAGGCAAGAAAGATGCTGCTACAGCACTCTTTAATCTGATGCTGAACCATCCGAATAAATTTAGGGCTATTGAAGCTGGAATCGTGGCTGCTTTGTTGAAAATACTCAACAACAAGAAACTAGACATGATAGACGAAGCACTATCCATTTTTCTCCTCCTAGCATCACATCCTGGTTGTCGAAGTGAAGTGGGGACGACGTCTTTTGTTGAGATACTTGTTCAAATCACAAAGGAAGGGACTCCAAAGAACAAGGAGTGTGCACTTTCTGTTCTCCTCGAGCTAGGTCTGCATAACAACTCTCTTATGGTGCACGCACTTGGATTGGGTCTGCAAGAACATCTATCTGATATTGCAAAGACAG ATCTTGTCTCCAAATATCATGGCTTGGCTATAAGGATGGCTTATTGGCCTTGCTCTAAGGAAAACCTTGCCTTAGAACCTATGAGGCTTATGTTTTTTGTGGAAACATATGAGGCTTATGTTGAGTAG
- the LOC8069226 gene encoding protein LAZ1 isoform X1 yields MAMELAKQLLTLLGSYRPPLWATIIAIIFVIISVSLSLYLLFNHLSAYKNPEEQKFLVGVILMVPCYAVESYLSLVYPSISVDIEIMRDGYEAFAMYCFGRYLVACLGGEDRTIEFLKREGGSGSTAPLLGQASEQRYVNHPFPMNYLLKPWPLGEWFYLIIKFGLVQYMIIKSICAILAVILEAFGVYCEGEFKLNCGYSYTAVVLNFSQSWALYCLVQFYAVIKDELAHIKPLAKFLTFKSIVFLTWWQGIAIALLFNWGLLRGPIAQELQFKSSIQDFIICIEMGVAAVVHLYVFPAKPYELIGDRFVGDVSVLGDYASVDCPLDPDEVKDSERPTKFRLPQPDDRVRSSTAIKESVRDVVLGGGEYIVNDLKFTVNHAVEPINEKLHMISENIKKREKGKKKTNDDSCISSPTSLTRVISGIDDPLLNGSLSDNSGPKKARRQRRKSGYASAESGGESSDHGLGGFEIRGNRWITRE; encoded by the exons ATGGCGATGGAGTTGGCCAAGCAATTGCTCACGCTTCTCGGAAGCTACAGACCACCTCTCTGGGCTACAATCATTGCCATTATTTTTGTTATCATCTCTGTCTCGCTGTCCCTGTACTTGCTGTTCAACCATCTGTCAGCCTACAAAAACCCAGAG GAACAGAAGTTTCTTGTCGGCGTCATTCTCATGGTGCCGTGCTATGCAGTCGAGTCG TACTTATCATTGGTATATCCGTCAATAAGTGTGGATATCGAAATTATGCGAGATGGCTATGAGGCATTTGCTATGTACTGTTTTGGGCGCTATCTAGTTGCTTGCTTAG GTGGTGAAGATAGGACAATTGAATTTTTGAAGAGGGAAGGTGGTTCAGGTTCTACTGCACCACTTTTAGGCCAAGCATCTGAACAACGATATGTAAACCATCCTTTTCCAATGAACTACTTGCTTAAACCGTGGCCGCTAGGCGAATGGTTCTACTTGATCATCAAATTTGGGCTAGTTCAATAT ATGATAATAAAATCAATATGTGCTATTCTTGCGGTGATTCTGGAAGCCTTTGGAGTGTACTGTGAAGGAGAGTTTAAGTTGAACTGTGG GTACTCTTACACGGCTGTGGTTCTCAATTTCAGTCAGTCATGGGCCTTATACTGTCTCGTTCAGTTCTATGCTGTGATAAAGGATGAGTTAGCTCATATAAAGCCTCTTGCAAAATTTCTGACATTCAAGTCTATTGTGTTCTTAACATGGTGGCAAGGTATAGCAATCGCACTGCTCTTCAATTGGGGTTTGTTGAGAGGTCCTATTGCTCAAGAATTGCAGTTCAAGTCAAGTATCCAAGACTTTATTATCTGCATAGAG ATGGGTGTTGCTGCCGTTGTCCACCTGTATGTCTTCCCTGCGAAGCCATACGAGCTAATTGGTGATCGTTTTGTTGGAGATGTTTCAGTTCTTGGAGACTATGCTTCTGTCGACTGCCCGTTAGATCCAGATGAAGTCAAGGATAGTGAGCGCCCAACCAAGTTTAGGCTTCCCCAGCCAGATGATCGTGTCAGGTCTTCCACTGCCATAAAGGAAAGCGTTCGTGATGTCGTACTTGGAGGTGGTGAATAC ATTGTGAATGACTTGAAGTTTACTGTGAACCATGCTGTGGAACCCATCAATGAAAAGCTGCACATGATATCCGAGAACATCAAAAAGCGCGAGAAGGGAAAGAAGAAAACAAATGACGATAGCTGCATCAGTTCACCCACATCCTTGACCAGGGTCATCAGTGGGATTGATGATCCGCTCCTGAATGGGAGCCTGAGTGACAACAGTGGTCCAAAGAAAGCACGAAGGCAACGCAGGAAATCAGGTTATGCAAGTGCTGAGAGCGGTGGAGAGAGCAGCGACCATGGCCTTGGTGGGTTTGAGATCCGAGGGAACAGATGGATTACTAGGGAGTGA
- the LOC8069227 gene encoding cyclin-B2-2, whose amino-acid sequence MENLRSENGHQGVAMEGVKFAPEMANTNRRALSDIKNIIGGPHQHLAVSKRGLSEKPAAAVNTKDQAGFVGHRPVTRKLAATLANQPTAAHLAPIGSERLKRNADTAFHTPADMENTKMTDDIPFPMLSEMDEMMSSELKEIEMEDIEEAAPDIDSCDAGNSLAVVDYVDEIYRFYRKTEGASCVPTNYMSSQTDINEKMRGILIDWLIEVHYKLELLEETLFLTVNIIDRFLARETVVRKKLQLVGVTAMLLACKYEEVSVPVVEDLILICDRAYTRADILDMERRIVNTLNFNMSVPTPYCFMRRFLKAAQSEKKLELLSFFMIELSLVEYEMLQFCPSMLAAAAIYTAQCTINGFKSWNKCCELHTKYSEEQLMICSRMMVELHQRAAHGKLTGVHRKYSTFRYGCAAKSEPATFLLDART is encoded by the exons ATGGAGAATCTGAGATCTGAAAACGGCCACCAAGGTGTTGCCATGGAGGGCGTCAAGTTTGCGCCGGAGATGGCCAACACCAACCGGAGAGCCCTCAGTGACATCAAGAACATAATAGGAGGCCCGCACCAACACTTGGCTGTCAGCAAGAGGGGTCTCTCAGA AAAACCAGCTGCTGCTGTAAATACTAAAGATCAAGCTGGCTTTGTTGGACACCGTCCGGTCACCAG GAAATTGGCTGCAACATTGGCAAACCAACCTACGGCTGCCCATCTG GCCCCAATTGGAAGTGAAAGACTGAAAAGAAACGCAGATACAGCATTCCACACACCTGCAGATATGGAAAACACAAAAATGACTGATGACATTCCCTTTCCTATGCTGTCGGAGATGGATGAAATG ATGAGCTCTGAGCTGAAAGAGATCGAGATGGAAGATATTGAGGAGGCAGCACCCGATATTGACAGTTGTGATGCAGGAAACTCCCTGGCTGTGGTTGACTATGTAGATGAAATTTACAGATTTTACAGGAAAACTGAG GGTGCAAGCTGTGTCCCTACAAATTACATGTCAAGCCAAACCGATATAAATGAGAAGATGCGTGGCATTCTAATTGACTGGCTGATAGAG GTACACTACAAATTAGAGCTGTTGGAGGAGACCCTTTTCCTAACTGTGAACATCATAGATAGATTCTTGGCACGTGAAACTGTGGTGCGGAAGAAGCTTCAGTTAGTTGGTGTAACTGCTATGTTGCTCGCATGCAAGTATGAAGAAGTGAGTGTACCGGTGGTCGAGGATCTGATCTTAATCTGTGATCGTGCCTATACAAGGGCTGATATTCTTGACATG GAGAGGAGGATAGTGAACACACTTAATTTCAATATGTCGGTGCCGACTCCATACTGTTTCATGAGAAGGTTTCTAAAGGCAGCACAATCTGAGAAGAAG CTTGAACTCCTGTCTTTCTTCATGATCGAGCTGAGTCTTGTCGAATACGAGATGCTCCAGTTCTGCCCGTCTATGCTAGCAGCTGCTGCCATCTACACAGCTCAATGCACCATAAATGGGTTCAAGTCCTGGAACAAATGCTGTGAGCTACACACAAAATATTCAGAAGAACAACTAAT GATTTGCTCTAGGATGATGGTTGAACTGCACCAAAGAGCAGCTCATGGAAAACTTACCGGGGTCCATAGAAAGTACAGCACTTTTAGATATGGCTGTGCTGCGAAATCGGAACCCGCAACTTTCTTGCTGGATGCAAGAACCTAA
- the LOC8069226 gene encoding protein LAZ1 isoform X2, with protein sequence MRDGYEAFAMYCFGRYLVACLGGEDRTIEFLKREGGSGSTAPLLGQASEQRYVNHPFPMNYLLKPWPLGEWFYLIIKFGLVQYMIIKSICAILAVILEAFGVYCEGEFKLNCGYSYTAVVLNFSQSWALYCLVQFYAVIKDELAHIKPLAKFLTFKSIVFLTWWQGIAIALLFNWGLLRGPIAQELQFKSSIQDFIICIEMGVAAVVHLYVFPAKPYELIGDRFVGDVSVLGDYASVDCPLDPDEVKDSERPTKFRLPQPDDRVRSSTAIKESVRDVVLGGGEYIVNDLKFTVNHAVEPINEKLHMISENIKKREKGKKKTNDDSCISSPTSLTRVISGIDDPLLNGSLSDNSGPKKARRQRRKSGYASAESGGESSDHGLGGFEIRGNRWITRE encoded by the exons ATGCGAGATGGCTATGAGGCATTTGCTATGTACTGTTTTGGGCGCTATCTAGTTGCTTGCTTAG GTGGTGAAGATAGGACAATTGAATTTTTGAAGAGGGAAGGTGGTTCAGGTTCTACTGCACCACTTTTAGGCCAAGCATCTGAACAACGATATGTAAACCATCCTTTTCCAATGAACTACTTGCTTAAACCGTGGCCGCTAGGCGAATGGTTCTACTTGATCATCAAATTTGGGCTAGTTCAATAT ATGATAATAAAATCAATATGTGCTATTCTTGCGGTGATTCTGGAAGCCTTTGGAGTGTACTGTGAAGGAGAGTTTAAGTTGAACTGTGG GTACTCTTACACGGCTGTGGTTCTCAATTTCAGTCAGTCATGGGCCTTATACTGTCTCGTTCAGTTCTATGCTGTGATAAAGGATGAGTTAGCTCATATAAAGCCTCTTGCAAAATTTCTGACATTCAAGTCTATTGTGTTCTTAACATGGTGGCAAGGTATAGCAATCGCACTGCTCTTCAATTGGGGTTTGTTGAGAGGTCCTATTGCTCAAGAATTGCAGTTCAAGTCAAGTATCCAAGACTTTATTATCTGCATAGAG ATGGGTGTTGCTGCCGTTGTCCACCTGTATGTCTTCCCTGCGAAGCCATACGAGCTAATTGGTGATCGTTTTGTTGGAGATGTTTCAGTTCTTGGAGACTATGCTTCTGTCGACTGCCCGTTAGATCCAGATGAAGTCAAGGATAGTGAGCGCCCAACCAAGTTTAGGCTTCCCCAGCCAGATGATCGTGTCAGGTCTTCCACTGCCATAAAGGAAAGCGTTCGTGATGTCGTACTTGGAGGTGGTGAATAC ATTGTGAATGACTTGAAGTTTACTGTGAACCATGCTGTGGAACCCATCAATGAAAAGCTGCACATGATATCCGAGAACATCAAAAAGCGCGAGAAGGGAAAGAAGAAAACAAATGACGATAGCTGCATCAGTTCACCCACATCCTTGACCAGGGTCATCAGTGGGATTGATGATCCGCTCCTGAATGGGAGCCTGAGTGACAACAGTGGTCCAAAGAAAGCACGAAGGCAACGCAGGAAATCAGGTTATGCAAGTGCTGAGAGCGGTGGAGAGAGCAGCGACCATGGCCTTGGTGGGTTTGAGATCCGAGGGAACAGATGGATTACTAGGGAGTGA
- the LOC8069228 gene encoding U-box domain-containing protein 15 isoform X2: MLPWSIFSRQAPGGDSEPEPESEPSGRQLSDEALVEDLLTAVASARSFQEFRRSQRKESFGLQRWLQLVLPLIQEIREIGPSLTDDAYRRLALLGRAFHAARRLLRCCHDGSKIFLALESEAMLGRFRAVYEKMNLALDGMPYSEIGISDEVKEQVELINAQLKRCKKRSDTQDMELSMDFMMILENKEDGNADRAILERLAKKLELQSLADLRAETMAIKKLINERNGQQPESTKHIIELLNKFKEIAGIDEKNILGDVSIPKYLEKCPSLMIPNEFLCPISLEIMTDPVIIASGRTYERRSIQKWLDAGQRTCPKTQQPLAHLSLAPNFAVKNLILQWCENNTVEIQMGESEAIAEQEDRKEDIPKLVKDLSSVHLDVQRKAAKKIRTLSKENPENRALVIENGGLPALISLVSYPDKKIQENTVTALLNLSIDETSKVLIAKGGALPLIIEVLRNGSVEGQENSAATLFSLSMIDENKAAIGVLGGIAPLVALLRDGTIRGKKDAATALFNLMLNHPNKFRAIEAGIVAALLKILNNKKLDMIDEALSIFLLLASHPGCRSEVGTTSFVEILVQITKEGTPKNKECALSVLLELGLHNNSLMVHALGLGLQEHLSDIAKTGTSRAQRKANSLIQLSRKCL; encoded by the exons ATGCTACCATGGTCCATCTTttcgcggcaggcgcccgggGGCGACTCGGAGCCGGAGCCAGAGTCCGAACCGTCGGGGAGGCAGCTGTCGGACGAGGCCCTAGTGGAGGACCTCCTCACCGCCGTCGCATCCGCACGGTCGTTCCAGGAGTTCCGTCGCTCGCAGCGCAAGGAGTCCTTTGGCCTCCAGCGCTGGCTCCAGCTCGTGCTCCCGCTAATCCAAGAGATCCGCGAGATCGGGCCATCCCTTACCGATGACGCCTACCGTCGCCTTGCCCTCCTCGGTCGCGCATTCCACGCCGCTCGCCGCCTCCTCCGCTGCTGCCATGACGGTAGCAAGATCTTCCTG GCTTTGGAGAGTGAGGCTATGCTTGGGCGGTTCAGGGCCGTGTATGAGAAGATGAATCTTGCATTGGATGGGATGCCTTACTCTGAGATTGGCATCTCCGATGAAGTCAAGGAACAG GTTGAGCTCATCAATGCACAACTGAAGAGGTGTAAGAAGAGAAGTGATACTCAAGACATGGAACTCTCCATGGATTTTATGATGATACTCGAGAACAAGGAGGATGGAAATGCAGACAGAGCTATATTGGAAAGGCTAGCCAAGAAGCTCGAGCTACAAAGCCTGGCAGATTTGAGAGCAGAGACTATGGCCATTAAAAAGCTCATCAACGAGAGGAATGGCCAGCAACCGGAAAGCACCAAGCACATAATAGAACTCCTCAACAAGTTCAAGGAGATTGCAGGCATCGACGAAAAGAACATCCTTGgggatgtctccataccaaaatATCTAGAAAAATGCCCATCTTTGATGATCCCAAATGAATTCCTCTGTCCGATATCACTCGAGATCATGACTGACCCTGTCATCATTGCGAGCGGGAGG ACTTATGAGAGAAGAAGTATCCAGAAGTGGTTAGACGCTGGCCAACGGACATGCCCAAAGACACAACAACCATTAGCTCATCTATCATTGGCACCAAACTTTGCAGTGAAAAACTTGATCTTGCAATGGTGTGAAAACAATACTGTTGAGATTCAGATGGGAGAATCTGAGGCTATAGCTGAACAGGAGGATCGCAAAGAAGACATTCCAAAGCTAGTGAAAGATCTATCGTCTGTTCATCTTGATGTGCAGCGGAAGGCTGCCAAAAAGATTCGAACACTTTCCAAAGAAAACCCAGAGAATAGAGCACTGGTTATTGAGAATGGTGGGCTCCCTGCTCTTATTAGCTTAGTGTCCTATCCTGATAAGAAGATTCAGGAGAACACTGTGACTGCATTATTGAACTTATCAATTGATGAGACGAGCAAAGTTCTGATAGCAAAAGGAGGAGCGTTACCTTTGATCATTGAAGTCCTTAGGAATGGCAGCGTTGAAGGTCAGGAGAACTCAGCAGCGACAttgtttagtttatctatgATAGATGAGAATAAGGCGGCTATAGGGGTTTTGGGTGGTATAGCTCCATTGGTGGCCCTCTTAAGGGATGGGACAATAAGAGGCAAGAAAGATGCTGCTACAGCACTCTTTAATCTGATGCTGAACCATCCGAATAAATTTAGGGCTATTGAAGCTGGAATCGTGGCTGCTTTGTTGAAAATACTCAACAACAAGAAACTAGACATGATAGACGAAGCACTATCCATTTTTCTCCTCCTAGCATCACATCCTGGTTGTCGAAGTGAAGTGGGGACGACGTCTTTTGTTGAGATACTTGTTCAAATCACAAAGGAAGGGACTCCAAAGAACAAGGAGTGTGCACTTTCTGTTCTCCTCGAGCTAGGTCTGCATAACAACTCTCTTATGGTGCACGCACTTGGATTGGGTCTGCAAGAACATCTATCTGATATTGCAAAGACAGGTACAAGTAGAGCGCAAAGGAAAGCCAACTCTTTGATTCAACTTTCTCGCAAGTGCTTATAA